In Flavobacterium luteolum, the DNA window GTTCTCCTTTTATACAGGTTTCAGAACCAGAACCGTTTGCAACTAAACCTTCATCAATTACTGTATTATTTACTAGATCATAAACAAAGAATCTATTTTTACCCGATTTAATCTTCATATCGATAAAAAATGCAATTTTAGAATTATAAGCAACAGAAGCGCTCATTTTTTTGACATTTTCAATCTGCTGATTAAAGCGTTCTTCATCCATATCAATTAAAGTTTTTTTTTCTTTTGGTTCGAGATTTCCCCAAAAACACATGGTAAGCAAGAATAATAAGTTTACTATTTTCATAAATATATCGCTTCAATTTCAAAGCATTAATAATCATTCATTTAAAGCTGCAAAACTAAAACTCTAACTTTCAGCAAAGTGTTTGTAAAAGACTAAAAAACAGCAAAATAAGTTTTTTTAATGCAAATAAAAGTGTGTATCCATCATAAAAAATTATATTTGGACTATCTTATAAAACAAATTCACCCAAAATAAACAGTCCAGATGCTTCGACCTTGGCCATTAGAAATTCAGCTCGATAAAAAATCAGAGAAGACAATTTACCTTCAAATTGCCGATGCTATAATTGATGCCATAAAAACTGGAAAATTAGTAAGTGGAAATGCACTTCCTGGAAGCAGACAGCTTGCCCAATTATTAAAAGTTAATCGAAATACAGTTGTGGAAGCCTTGGATGTTTTGATTGCCGAAGGCTGGCTTATTACGATTGATAGAAAAGGGACATTTGTAACCGATTCACTTCCCAGCATCAATCATTCATCAGAAAATAAAAAAGATTCCGAAATTATAATTGAAGAATCTAAAACCTTCCTAGTTTTTGATGACGGACTTCCAGACAGCCGATTGGCTCCTATGAATGATCTGGCAAGAGCATATCGCGAACTCTTCAGCCGAAAATCGCGCTGGCAGATTATGGGTTACAGCAGTGAATTGGGGAATTTGGAATTTAGAAAGTCGATTGCTCAAATGCTGAATTTTAAACGAGGCATGAGTATTTCGCAGGATCAAATCTGTATCACGCGCGGAAGTCAGATGGCTATGTATCTCGCTTCGCATTGTATTTTAAAATCTGGTGATTTTGTTTTGGTTGAAAATCCAGGTTATAAACCCGCATGGGAAACTTTTGAAAATGCTGGCGCAATATTACTTCCTGTAAATGTAGATTCGGACGGATTGGATATTGATCAGGTTGAGAAATATCTGCAGCATAAAAATATAAAAGCCATTTATGTAACACCTCATCATCAATTTCCGACCACGGTAACTTTGTCTTTAAAAAAGAGATTAAAACTGATTGAACTTTCTAATCAATACAATTTTACGATTATTGAAGACGACTATGATAATGAGTTTCATTTTGGCCAGCGTCCAATACTTCCAATTTCCAGTTATGCAGCTTTGAAAAACTATATTTATATTGGCACTTTCAGCAAAATTGTTGCCCCTGCGCTGCGTATTGGATATGTAGCCAGTTCAAGAGAAAACATTCAGAAAATCGGAAACCATAGAAAAATAATTGATGTTCAAGGCGACAATATTATGGAAGAAGCAATTTTAAATCTCATCAATGAAGGCAAAATAAA includes these proteins:
- a CDS encoding PLP-dependent aminotransferase family protein, encoding MLRPWPLEIQLDKKSEKTIYLQIADAIIDAIKTGKLVSGNALPGSRQLAQLLKVNRNTVVEALDVLIAEGWLITIDRKGTFVTDSLPSINHSSENKKDSEIIIEESKTFLVFDDGLPDSRLAPMNDLARAYRELFSRKSRWQIMGYSSELGNLEFRKSIAQMLNFKRGMSISQDQICITRGSQMAMYLASHCILKSGDFVLVENPGYKPAWETFENAGAILLPVNVDSDGLDIDQVEKYLQHKNIKAIYVTPHHQFPTTVTLSLKKRLKLIELSNQYNFTIIEDDYDNEFHFGQRPILPISSYAALKNYIYIGTFSKIVAPALRIGYVASSRENIQKIGNHRKIIDVQGDNIMEEAILNLINEGKIKRHLKKANLVYKSKRDYFESLLNQYLQDKITFTKPEGGLAFWIVPKEEINVLEIFEKLKLQGIQIMSPDRFSFDETIKGFRLGYASLSEKQMEEGIKAIAKLL